A genomic window from Melanotaenia boesemani isolate fMelBoe1 chromosome 15, fMelBoe1.pri, whole genome shotgun sequence includes:
- the tiprl gene encoding TIP41-like protein isoform X2, with product MTTLLSTMMSHGFKSSKQDFTFGPWKVTAAKNHIMKSKDIERLGEEMNMPSLPEMLFGDNILRIQHTDGYGIEFNAIDALKRVNNMEDTVKVACAQEWQESRADSEHSKEVVRPFDWTYTTDYRGTLIGEGLQIKVTETAERIDIEKLKAREHIMFFDEVLLFEDELHDHGVSQISVKIRVMPTSFFLLMRFFLRVDGVLIRINDTRLYHEAGKDYLLREFSTRESKITELKSVPAAVYTDPNEIAQHLTLKLTQCEKLELPAMPPQTVPGEVIQ from the exons ATGACGACTCTCCTGTCCACGATGATGTCGCATGGCTTCAAGAGCAGTAAGCAAGATTTCACTTTTGGTCCATGGAAAGTGACTGCTGCCAAAAACCACATCATGAAATCTAAAGACATCGAAAG GTTAGGGGAGGAGATGAACATGCCTTCTCTCCCAGAGATGTTGTTTGGAGACAACATCCTGCGCATCCAACACACAGATGGTTACGGCATCGAATTCAACGCCATCGATGCTCTGAAGAGAGTCAACAACATGGAGGACACTGTCAAGGTGGCCTGTGCTCAGGAATGGCAGGAGAGCAG AGCTGATTCAGAACACTCCAAAGAAGTGGTGAGACCTTTTGACTGGACATACACCACTGACTACAGAGGGACTCTGATAGGAGAAGGTCTGCAGATAAAG GTGACAGAGACGGCGGAGCGTATTGACATAGAGAAGCTGAAAGCTCGTGAACACATCATGTTTTTTGATGAGGTGCTGCTGTTTGAAGATGAGCTACATGACCACGGCGTCTCCCAGATAAGCGTCAAAATT AGGGTGATGCCTACCAGCTTCTTCTTGTTGATGCGCTTCTTCTTACGTGTGGATGGAGTGTTGATAAGAATAAACGACACTCGACTGTATCACGAG GCTGGAAAGGATTACTTGCTCCGAGAGTTCAGCACAAGGGAAAGCAAAATAACAGAACTGAAG AGCGTTCCTGCAGCCGTGTACACTGATCCCAATGAGATCGCACAGCATCTAACCCTGAAGCTGACACAGTGTGAGAAGCTGGAACTTCCTGCGATGCCGCCTCAGACAGTTCCTGGTGAAGTCATTCAATGA